A stretch of the Gracilinanus agilis isolate LMUSP501 chromosome 4, AgileGrace, whole genome shotgun sequence genome encodes the following:
- the UNC13D gene encoding protein unc-13 homolog D, protein MTTPLSQPLRRRLPLLRQAIKIRRHKAKGLLQEILPQTDREMETPSHHFSPEEQALLYEEALYTVLHRVGRPEPKHVAEAAELLSYLQEAFHMKPEIHQQLLQKVQDLEKPLFCLKVTVKQAKGILGKDVSGYSDPYCLLGIIEQGVAMTEDSSGLHRRRQKAVVKNTIPEDQTHRTQVISQTLSPVWDETFFLEFEDITSANFHLDMWDADQVESVRQKLGELTDLHGLRRIFKEARKDKGQDDFLGNVVLKLQDLRCREDQWYPLEPRTETYPDRGQCHLQFLLIHKRRATTASRTHPSYTVHRHLLQQLVSHEVTQHQAGSTSWDGELSAQASTILFLHATQKDLSEFHQSMAQWLAYSRLYQSLEFPGSCLLHPITAIEYQWIQGRLNPEQREELAASFNSLLTYGLSLIRRFRSIFPLSASGSPARLQSLLRVLIQMCKMKAFGELCPDGAPLSSLVAEVLRTGTLEWFHLKQQHHQPMVQDMQEMGKAVLSLVLDVTGDLQQCQRTWNKIFSNTLKIDLFSMAFLELQKLVAQRVEEHLAAVGSVVSPEMGESLFQLYLSLKELYQLVPPPPERDRSLDLDGFHKWFLPAIPAWLLKTYSVALARLQRAVQMDQLVPLGELIKHSTSAVDLSTCFAQISHTARQLAWPDPEVAFMITVKFVEDTCKLALVYCSLIKARAKELSVNQDQAQAANMLCVVVNDMEQLRLVVLRLPTQLAWQDLEQWAGAVLEPEQLQHTLHAQLQGALAGLDHEIRSGVRTLAEQLEAGISRHIQRIVSESAVPEDAILPLMRFLESELHYMNRNLVQENFNRLNVVSPGRGSSEPFTGSNGSISFLKWAFPCHRLQLSRQRTTESAKPLERPIFPTPRLLLSPADATHNSFLPKVDTTSEEFGAITIKASYRLSEQKLRVEVLSASNLLPLDSNGTSDPFVQLTLEPRHEFTEVAPRETQKFKKELHPLFDEAFEFLVSPESCQKEGNCLLLTVLDHDTLGTDDLEGEAFLPLSTVLKLSGDSSPGQVPQTRLPLTYPASNGDPILQLLDIRKSDREAQAFVKLRRQRAKQAERLGQ, encoded by the exons ATGACAACACCCCTGTCTCAACCCTTACGGCGGCGTCTTCCTCTCTTACGGCAGGCCATCAAGATAAGACGCCACAAGGCCAAAGGCCTTCTGCAGGAAATCCTTCCTCAAACTGACCGAGAG ATGGAAACCCCATCTCATCACTTCTCCCCAGAGGAG CAGGCCCTGCTCTATGAGGAAGCTCTCTATACGGTCTTGCACCGGGTGGGCCGACCTGAGCCTAAACATGTAGCAGAAGCTGCTGAGCTACTGAGCTACCTACAGGAG GCCTTTCACATGAAGCCTGAGATACATCAACAGCTCCTCCAGAAAGTTCAAGACCTTGAG AAGCCCTTGTTTTGCCTGAAGGTGACCGTAAAGCAGGCCAAAGGCATTCTTGGAAAGGACGTCAGTG GGTACAGTGACCCCTATTGCCTGTTGGGCATCATCGAGCAGGGGGTGGCCATGACAGAGGACAGCTCAGGGCTGCATCGACGGCGGCAGAAGGCTGTAGTGAAGAACACAATCCCGGAGGACCAGACCCACCGGACTCAGGTCATCAGCCAGACTCTCAGCCCTGTGTGGGATGAAACATTCTTCCT GGAATTTGAGGATATAACCAGTGCCAATTTCCATTTGGACATGTG GGATGCCGACCAAGTGGAGTCTGTGCGGCAGAAGCTGGGGGAGCTGACGGATTTGCACGGCCTTCGGAG GATCTTTAAGGAGGCACGGAAGGACAAGGGACAGGATGACTTCTTGGGGAATGTGGTCCTGAAGCTGCAG GACCTGCGGTGCCGGGAGGATCAGTGGTACCCACTGGAACCACGGACAGAGACATATCCAGACCGAGGGCAGTGCCACCTGCAATTTCTGCTCATTCATAAGCGA AGAGCCACCACCGCCAGCCGTACCCATCCCAGCTACACTGTGCATCGCCACCTCCTGCAGCAGCTGGTCTCTCACGAGGTCACCCAGCACCAG GCGGGCAGCACTTCGTGGGATGGAGAGCTGAGCGCCCAGGCCTCCACCATCCTCTTCCTCCACGCCACGCAGAAGGACCTCTCAGAATTTCACCAGTCTATGGC GCAGTGGCTGGCTTATAGCCGACTCTACCAGAGTCTGGAGTTCCCGGGGAGCTGCTTACTACACCCCATCACTGCCATCGAGTACCAGTGGATACAGGGGAGACTGAACCCAGAGCAG AGGGAAGAACTGGCTGCCTCTTTCAACTCCCTACTGACTTACGGACTCTCCTTGATCCGAAGATTCCGGTCTATATTTCCCCTCTCGGCCTCCGGCTCCCCAGCTCGTCTGCAGTCCCTCCTCAG GGTCCTGATACAGATGTGTAAGATGAAGGCATTTGGGGAGCTGTGCCCCGATGGGGCACCTTTGTCTTCTCTGGTGGCTGAGGTGCTACGG ACAGGTACCCTCGAGTGGTTCCACCTGAAGCAGCAGCACCATCAGCCCATGGTCCAG GACATGCAAGAAATGGGTAAGGCCGTACTGAGCCTGGTTCTAGATGTCACTGGGGATCTGCAGCAGTGCCAGAGAACCTGGAACAAAATCTTCAGCAA TACACTGAAGATTGATCTTTTCTCTATGGCCTTCTTGGAGCTGCAGAAGCTT GTGGCCCAGCGGGTAGAGGAGCACCTGGCGGCGGTGGGTAGCGTCGTGTCCCCAGAGATGGGGGAGAGCTTATTCCAGCTTTATCTTAGCCTCAAGGAGCTCTATCAGCTGGTCCCTCCTCCTCCCGAGAG GGACAGGAGCCTGGATCTAGATGGCTTCCACAAATGGTTCCTCCCAGCCATCCCTGCCTGGTTGCTGAAGACCTATAGCGTGGCTCTGGCTCGGCTACAGCGGGCAGTGCAGATGGACCAG CTGGTCCCTCTAGGTGAGCTGATCAAACACAGCACATCGGCTGTGGATCTGTCCACATGCTTTGCCCAGATTAGCCACACCGCCAGACAGCTGGCTTGGCCCGACCCTGAGGTTGCCTTCATGATCACGGTCAAGTTTGTTGAG GATACCTGCAAGCTGGCTCTGGTGTACTGTAGCCTAATCAAGGCTCGAGCCAAGGAACTCTCTGTCAACCAGGACCAGGCACAGGCAGCTAATATG CTGTGCGTGGTGGTGAATGACATGGAGCAGCTTCGGCTAGTGGTCCTGCGGCTCCCGACCCAACTGGCATGGCAGGACCTAGAACAGTGGGCAGGGGCCGTCTTAGAGCCGGAACAGCTGCAGCACACACTACACGCCCAGCTACAGGGTGCCCTGGCTGGTCTGGACCACGAGATCCGAAGTGGTGTTCGGACCCTGGCTGAGCAG CTGGAGGCTGGCATTTCTAGACACATCCAGAGGATTGTGAGTGAATCTGCTGTTCCTGAAGAT gCTATCCTACCTCTGATGAGGTTCTTAGAGTCAGAGCTTCATTATATGAACAGGAATTTGGTGCAGGAAAATTTTAACAG GTTAAATGTTGTCAGTCCTGGGAGGGGGTCTTCGGAGCCTTTCACGGGCTCCAATGggtcaatatccttcctaaaatgggcCTTTCCCTGCCACCGCCTGCAGCTGTCCAGGCAGAGAACCACGGAATCC GCTAAGCCCCTAGAGCGGCCCATCTTCCCTACCCCGAGACTCCTTCTCTCCCCTGCTGATGCCACTCACAACTCCTTCCTCCCCAAGGTGGACACCACTTCAGAGGAGTTTGGGGCCATCACCATCAAGGCCTCCTACCGACTCTCCGAACAGAAACTCCGTGTCGAGGTGCTCAGCGCTTCCAACCTGCTCCCCCTGGACTCCAATG GCACAAGCGATCCCTTTGTCCAGCTGACCCTGGAGCCACGACACGAGTTTACAGAGGTTGCCCCCCGGGAGACGCAGAAGTTCAAAAAGGAATTGCACCCCCTGTTTGATGAAGCCTTTGAGTT CCTGGTGTCTCCAGAATCATGCCAGAAGGAAGGGAATTGCCTCTTGCTCACCGTGCTGGACCATGACACGCTCGGGACTGACGACTTGGAGGGAGAGGCCTTCCTTCCACTCAGCACCGTCCTCAAGCTCTCTGGGGACAGCAGCCCTGGCCAGGTGCCTCAGACGCGCTTGCCACTCACCTACCCTGCCTCTAATG GGGACCCCATCCTGCAGCTGCTGGACATCAGGAAGAGTGATCGGGAAGCTCAGGCTTTTGTTAAACTCCGAAGGCAGCGTGCCAAACAGGCCGAGCGTTTGGGGCAGTAG